The genomic DNA TGCGGACATCGCCCCGCAGCCCCCGAATCACCCTATGCCCGACTATAGACCGGCCGTGACTCGCGACACAAAGTGCAGGTCACATTCAGTGAACAGGAAACCGGATCGTCGACGCCGCTTCCTGTGTAAAAGCCCGCGGCGTTGCCGCGGCGACTCAGACCACCTCGCTCAGGCCCGCGGCGCCCGCTCCGGCGCTCCCGGATCGCGCCTCCAGGGCCGCCACGCGGGCCGTCAGGGCCTCGTTCTGCGCCTGGAGCTGGGTCACGAGGTCGCGGAGCACGTCGAGCTCTTCGCGGGAGGCGATGTCGAGGTCGCGGACGACGCGCTCGAGCTGCGCCCGGACCACGGTCTCGGCCTCGCGGCGGACGCCCTGGGCGGCGCCGGCGGCGTCCGTCATGAGGCGGGCGAGGTCGTCGAACAGTCGATTTGAGGGGGGCATCGGGGTCTCCCGGATCGGCCGGCTGCCGCAGCGGCCGCCTGACGGCGCGATTCGAGACGACGAGATAGGAATCTTCGGAACGGGGAGCAACGCCCGGTTCCGGCCGGGCGAGCGGAGCGGGGCCGGAAGACCCCACTCCGCCGTTCAATCACATGCGATGCATGCGGCGGTGCATGCGGTGATGCATCATCCGGCGCTCCATGCGGCGGTGCATCATGCGCCGCTCCATGCGGCGATGCATCATGCGCCGCTCCATGGGAGTCATCCGGGCATGCGTCACCGCGTCGGGCGCCGACACGGCGCCGGGCATCGCGGGCGCGGCCGAGGCCGGCTGGACGAGGGCGGCGCCGCCGAGCGAGGCCAGCACGGCGAAGGCGAAGGTCAGTTTCCTCACGAGGAGACTCCAGTTCTCTGAAGGCCGGGCTCGGCGCCCGGTTCATCCTCCCGAATGGGAGGTGCGGAGAGTCGTCTCGTGCCGGGGGACGGCACGGCGGGTCTGCGAGGACCCGCCGCCATCAACTTCCGATTTAGAGATTCGTTTCCTCGAACGCCTTCACCCACTCGGCGCAGATGCCGGAGCGGACGATGTCGTTGCGGGTGAACTCCACCACTGGGATCGGCATCATCCGGCTCTTGACCATGTGCATGACGGTCCGCAGGCCCGAGGTCTCGCGGAGATCCGTCTGCGAGACGTCGCCGTTGATGATGACCTGGCAATCGTCGCCGATGCGGGTCAGGAACATCTTGATCTCGTTGATCGTGGTGTTCTGCGCCTCGTCGAGGATCACGAGGCAGTTCTTGAAGGTCCGGCCGCGCATCACCTCGAAGGGGACGATCTCGATGTCGCCGGTCTTCAGAGCGATCTCGAAGGCGGCGGCGCCCATGCGCTCCTTCATGGCCTCGGTGAGCGGGGCGACCCAGGGGGCGATCTTCTCTTCCAGGGTGCCGGGGAAGTAGCCCAGCGACCGGCCCGAGGGCACGTTCGGGCGGGTGATGACCACCTTGGCGATGCGGCGCTGGCGGAGCTGGTCCGCCGCGCGGGTGCCGGCGATGAAGGTCTTGCCGGTGCCGGCGGGCCCCAGGACGATGACCTGCGGCGAGCGGGCGAGGGCGTCGAGGTACTCGGCTTGGCGTTCGGTGAGCGGCTGGATGGGAGCGAGATTGCGTTCTTCGTCGAAGCGTGTGCGATGAATGCGGGACGTGCGGTCTTCAACCAGTTCAAGTCGTGCGCGGCGTCTCTTCATGGATGTACACTCCAACGGGACTTGCCAACCTGGATCTGTCTCTGAACTGCCGTTTACCTGCTTGCTCCCGGTTCTACTCGCTTGCGGAACTTAATACCGGCCCACGGCCGAAGGTTCCGCCCCGCGCTCGTCCGCCTGTGGAGAGCGTCACGACGTTCCGTGCGCGGCCGAATACGCGATGCAACTGGCGCACCAGTGCGATTCGCGCCCGACGATTGCGCGCCGGGTGTGACTAAGGGGTGACGGTCGGTGGCGAGGCTTCGAAAAAGCCGCGCGGCTGGCGCGGATGCATCAGGTTCGGGACGGTGGTGTCGCGGTAACGCGGCATCCGGCACGGTCGCGATCCTCCCCGCCCGCGCGGGCGAAGCCGGCCGACCCTGCCGCCCTGACACGTCCGGGCTTGGTCGGCGGGACTAGCTCGATCCGGCCTGGACGAAGCTGTCGAGGACCATCTTCCGGCCGGCCTTGTCGAAGTCAACGGTCAGCTTGTTGCCGTCGACCGCCGCGACCGTTCCGGGGCCGAACTTGGTGTGGAAGACCCGCTGGCCGCCCTGGAAGGCCGAGGGCGCACCCGTCGACTTGGCGATCAGCTCGCCCTCGATCTGGCGGGGACCGCCGGACTGGCCCCCGGACCGGCCCCCAGGGCCCGCCGAGCGGAAGCCGCCTCCGGACCCCGATCCGAACCCGGACCGGCCGCCCGGCGCGGTGTTGGCCTGCGCGCGCTGCCAGCCCGGCGTGCCATAGCTCGATCCGAACGGCGTCGGGTTGCGGTCGAACCGCGAGGCGCCGGCGGAGAAGTGCGCCGGGGCTTCGACCACGTCGACCGCCGTCTCGGGCAACTCGTCGATGAACCGGGACGGGATGGTCGAGGACCAGAGGCCGTGGATGCGCCGGTTGACCGCGAAGGACAGCTTCGCGCGCTTGCGCGCCCGGGTCAGCCCGACATGGGCGAGGCGCCGCTCCTCCTCCAGGCCCGCCCGGCCGCTCTCGTCGAGCGCGCGCTGGTTCGGGAACAGGCCGTCCTCCCAGCCGGGGAGGAACACGGTGTCGAACTCGAGCCCCTTGGCGGCGTGGAGCGTCATCAGCGAGACCCGCTCGGCGCCCTCCGCCTCCGAGGCCTCCATCACCAGGGAGACGTGCTCCAGGAAGGCCGCGAGGTCGGGGAACTCCTCCATGGAGCGGACGAATTCCTTCAGGTTCTCCAGCCGGCCGGCGGCGTCGGCGGAGCGGTCCTTCTGCCACATCTCAGTGTAGCCGGACTCCTCAAGGATGGTCTGCGCGACCTCGCTGTGCGGCTGCGTCTCCGCGAGCCGCGCCCATCGCGAGAAACTCTCGGTCAGCGCCCGCAGGGTCGAGCGGACCCGGGGCTTCAGCTCGTCGGTCTCGCACAGGCGCGCGGCGGCGATGCGCAGAGGCAGCCGGTTGGCGCGGCCGTAGGTGTGGAGCTGCTGCAGGGTGGCGTCGCCCAGGCCGCGCTTGGGCGTGTTCACGATCCGCTCGAAGGCGAGGTCGTCGCTGACGTTCACGGTGGCGCGCAGGTAGGCCAGCGCGTCGCGGATCTCGGCGCGCTCGTAGAAACGCGGGCCGCCGATGACCCGGTAGGGCAGCCCGAGCTGGACGAACCGGTCCTCGATCTCGCGCATCTGCGCCGAGATCCGCACCAGCACGGCGATCTCCGACAGGGGATGCTGCTTCGACTGGAGGGACTCGATCGACTCGGCGAGCATCCGCGCCTCCTCCTCGGAATCCCACGCGCCCGTCACGGTGACGCGCTCGCCCGGCTCGTCGTCGGTGCGCAGAGTCTTGCCGAGGCGGCTCTCGTTCCTGGCGATCAGCCCGGAGGCGGCGGCCAGGATGTGGCCCGTGGAGCGGTAGTTGCGCTCCAGGCGCACCACCACCGCGCCCGGGAAGTCGTGCTCGAAGCGCAGGATGTTGTCGACCTCGGCCCCGCGCCAGCCGTAGATCGACTGGTCGTCGTCGCCGACGCAGGCGATGTTCTTCCGGGACTGCGCCAGGAGGCGCAGCCACAGGTACTGGGCGACGTTGGTGTCCTGGTACTCGTCGACCAGGATGTAGCGGAACCGGTCCTGGTAATTGGCCAGGACGTCGGGGTTCTCCCGCCAGAGCTTGAGGCAGAGCAGCAGGAGATCGCCGAAATCGACGGCGTTCAGCGTCGCCAGCCGGGCCTGGTAGGCGGTGTAGAGGGCGCCGCCCTTGCCGAACGCGAAGGCCGAGGCCTCGCCCGGGGGCACCTGCTCGGGGCCGAGGCCGCGGTTCTTCCAGCCGTCGATGGCGTGGGACAGGGCCCGGGCCGGCCAGCGCTTCTCGTCGACGTTCTGGTCGGCGATGACCTGCTTCATCAGCCGGAGCTGGTCGTCGGTGCCGAGGATGGTGAAGTCGGATTTCAGCCCGACCAGCTCGGCGTGGCGGCGCAGGATCTTGGTGCCGATGGCGTGGAAGGTGCCGAGCCACGGCATGCCCTCTCCGGCCGGCCCGATCAGCGCGCCGATCCGGTGCTTCATCTCCCGGGCGGCCTTGTTGGTGAAGGTCACCGCCAGGATGTCGAAGGGGCGCGCCCGGTTGGTGGCGATCAGGTGGGCGATGCGGGTGGTCAGCACCCGGGTCTTGCCGGTGCCGGCGCCGGCCAGCACCAGGACCGGGCCCTCCGTGGTCTCGACGGCGCGGCGCTGCTCGGGGTTGAGCCCCTCGAGGTAGCCGGCCGCGTCGCGCCGGAGGGCGCCCATGGCGCGGGCGGCGATGGACGTGGCGGGCGCGCCGTCCCCGGTGGGTTGCGGATGCGGGCGGTTCTGCATCCCGCTTCCCTGGACCAAATCGCGAACGGCGTCGAGGCCGTTCGCGCCGCGGCGGGGGCGCGGAGCCATGAAGCGCGGCTGTCCGCGCCGGGGTGATCCGCGTCCTTCGGGCTGGTCGCGTTCCGCGGCCGATCGCGCGATCCATAGGCCGCGGGCCCGGGATGCCCGAGGAACCTCGCGCGTGCCCCGACCGCCGCTCGGGACCGTGGCATCGCCGCTGGCGCCCCCGGCGGCTTATCGTGCTATGGCCGTGGCGACTGACTCGCGGGGGCACGCGGGGCACGGCGGCCCGGTGAGGTCGCGGCCTCGCGCAGAGATGGTGCGGAACGGGACCATTGCGTGATCTTCTGACCGCGCTGGCGTGCGCCGTCATCCTGGTTCTCGTGGCGGCGCTCGCGGTCCCGCCCTTCGTCGACTGGCAGGCCCATCGCGGGCTCGTCGAGCGGGCGCTCGCCCGGTCCCTGGGCGTTCCGGTCCGGACCGACGGCCGGATCGAGGTCCGCCTGCTGCCGTCGCCGCGGCTGCGCGTCGACCGCCTCCACCTCGGCGCCGATCCGGACCGCCCCAGCCTCGATGCCCGGTTCGTCAAGGCCGAGATCGCCCTGGCGCCGCTCCTCAAGGGCGAGTTCCGCTTCACCGAGACCCGGATCGGCCGGGCCGAGATCAAGCTCCCGGTCGCCGGCCCGGACACGCTGAAGCTGCCGCCCGATTTCGGCGGGGCCCTGCGCGACCGCGACCTCGCCATCGAGAACCTGCACATCCAGCAGTTCCTCGTCACCACGCAGGTCCCCGCCACCGGGCGGACCGACCAGCTCTACGTCCAGGACCTGCGCCTGCAGGCGCCGGCCCTGGTCGGGCCCTGGCGGATCGAGGGGACGAGCGGCGGCGTCCCGTTCCGGGCGGTCAGCGGCACGCCGGGACCGGACGGGCGCCTCGCCGCCAAGATCTCCGGCGGCGGCGACGCGACGCCGCGCTTCGAGGCGGACGCGCGGTTCGGCCTCGTCCCCGCCGAATCCGGCGGCGCCCAGGTCGAGGCCGAGGGCTCCGCCCGCCTCGTCGTCGGGCCGCCGACCCAGGCGGCCGGCGCCTACCTGCCGTTCTCGCTGGCCGGCACCTTCAAGGCCCGGGGCACGCAGGTGCGCTTCGAGGCCGTCGACCTCGCCATCGACCCCGGCGGCCGGGCCCTGCGGCTCGGCGGCACCGGACGGCTCGACCTGCGCCAGTGGCGCGCCGGCCTGACCCTGGACGCCCGCCGCCTCGACCTCGACGCCTTCCTGGCCTCGGCGGAGGGGCAGAACCTGATCGCCCGCGGCCTGCCGCGCTCGACGGGCAGCCTGCCGGCGATGCTCGACCTCGACCTCACGGTGGGCAGCGCCGTGCTGGGCGGCGAGGAATGGTCGAACCTCGCCCTCACCGGCACCCTGGAGCGGGCCGGCGGCCTGCTGCTGCGCCGCTTCGCGGTGACCGGCCCGGCCGAGTCCACCGTCACGGCGAGCGGGCAGGTCGAGACGGCGCCGCTGCGCTTCTCCGGCCCGGTGGCGCTCGCCGCCCCCGACTCGGAGGCGCTCGGCCGCTACCTGCGCCGCCTCGGCGCCGAGGGGCCGCTCGTCGCGCTCCTCGACGGGCGGAAGATCGAGGCCGCCGCCGACCTGTCGGCCGCCGGGACCGGCCTATCCCTGCGCAACATGCGCCTCGGCCTCGGGCCGGCGCGGATCACCGGGAACGCCCGCTACACCGCCGCCGAGGGCGCCGAGCGCGGGCGGTTCGAGGCCCAGATCCGCGCCACCGGCCTCGACATCGCCGGCCTGCCGCCCCTCGGGACGACCCTCGGCACCCTGCGCGACACCGACCTCGCCCTGACGCTCGAGGCGAAGGACGTCCGGTTCGGCACCGCGGGCTCCGGTACCGGCACGATCGCGGCGCGGATCCAGTCGGACGGCGCCGGCCTGGCGGTCGACAGCCTCGACGTCACCGACCTCGCCGGCGCCAGCGCCCGGCTGTCCGGTCAGATCGGCGCGGACGGGACCGGCCGCGTCTCCGGGCGCCTCAAGGCGCCGGCGGCGGCGCCGCTGCTTGGCCTGCTCGAGCGGGTCTGGGTGGGCGAGATCCGCCTGCTGCCCGCCTTCCTGCGGGACGCGCCCCTCGACCTCGCCGTCACCCTCGACCGGGAGGGCGGCGCGGCCGCGGCCCTGCGGACCCAGGCCCGGGGCAGCGCCGGCGGCGGCACCCTCGACCTGACGCTCGCGAGCCGTGGCACGCGGATCGAGGGCGGCACCGCCACCCTCACGGCGCCGCGGGCCGGACCGTGGTTCGGCCGCGCCGACCTCGCCGGCCTGCAGCAACCTGCCGAGCTTCGGCTGACCGCCGAGCGGCCGGACGGCCAGTCCCTTGCCCTGACGGCGAGCGGCACGGTCGCGGGCCTGCGCCTCGCCACGGGCCGCCCGATCCTGGTCGGTCCCGACTTCGTCCCCACCGGCGGCACGCTCCGCGGCGAGACGGCCGATCTGGCGCCGTTCCTGACGCTGGCCGGCGCCGCGACCCTGGCACCGGGCGCGTGGCCGGCCGACCTCACCGTCACGCTGTCGCGGCAGCAGGGCGAGGCCGCCGCCGCGCTCGCCGGCACGGTCGCGGGCGCGGGGGTGAACGGGACGCTGCTGCGGTCGGCAGGCGGTGCCCTGCACGGCCGCCTCGCCCTCGACCGGCTGTCGATCCCGCAGCTCGCGGCCGCCCTGGTGATCCCGCCGGGGGCGAACGGCGCGTTCGGCCCGCCGACCGCCCACCCGGCCCTGTCGCTCGACGCCCGCGTGGCCAGCCTGGATCTCGGCCGCGGCCTCGTCGCCACCGACGCGACCGCTGCCCTCGGCCTCGCCGACGCGGGCCTGACCCTGCGCGACCTGACCGGCAAGCTCGCCGGCGGCCGCCTCGCGGGCTCGGTGACGATCGCCCGGCTCGGGGCCGGCGCCTCGGTCTCGGGCTCGGGCAGCCTCGACGGCGCGGCGCTCCCCACCCTGGCCGGCGGCCCGTTCGGCGGCCGCCTGAGTGCCGACCTGCGCTTCGCCGCCACGGCCGAGACCCTGCCGGGCCTCGCCGACAGCCTCTCGGGCAGCGGCGCGCTCACCCTGACGGACCTGAGCCTGCCCGCGGCCGATCCCGCGGCGCTCGGCCGCGCTCTCGCCCGCGCGGCCGAGATGGACGACCCGCTCCGCGAGGGCCGGCTCCAGGCGCTCGTCACCGAGGAACTCGCCCGGGGCGGCGCGCAGGCGCGCGGATCCGCCCGGGCCGCCGCCACGATCGTGGGGGGCGTGCTGCGGGCCGGGCCGTTCGACCTCGATCTCGGGCCGGCCCGCTGGGTCGGCACCGTCGGCTACGACCTGCGCGCCGGGCGCCTCGACGCCCGCGGCACGCTCGCGGGCGGCCCGGTGCCCCGCGGCTGGAATGCCGGGCCGCCCGCGGTCCAGTTCGGCCTGACCGGGCCGCTCGGCGCGCCCGAGCGGGTGCTCGACGTCGGCACCCTGTCGAACGGCCTCGCGGCCTTCGTGCTGCAGCGCGAGCTGGAGACGATCGAGCTGACCGAGGCCGACCAGGTGGAGCGGCAGCGCCGCCGCGCCCGGATCGAGATGGATCGGGCCCGCGCGGCGGCCCTCAAGGCCGCGGCCGAGAAGGCCGCTGCGGACAGGACTGCCGCCGACAAGGCCGCCGAGGAGGCGGCGAGGCGGCCGCGCAACCCGGAGGAGGGTGCTGCCCAGCCACCGGCGCCGGCCGAGGCCCGGCCGTGAGGCCGGCCGCGTCCTGAGGGCGGGGGTGGGGCTGGCCAGCGTGACGGCCTCAGGCGCAGCACCCCTTGGAGCGCCGCGCCCGCACGGGCGGCGGCTCTACGCCTTCCCCACCGCCATGAGCGCGAAGGCGTAGATCAGCGCCACCTCCTCCAGCCGGTCGAACCGGCCGGCGGCGCCGCCGTGGCCGGCCTCCATGTTGATCCGCAGGAGCACCGGCCCGCCGCCCGTCATGGTGGCGCGCAGCCGCGCGACCCACTTGGCCGGCTCCCAGTAGGTCACCCGCGGGTCGGTCAGCCCGCCGAGCGCCAGGATCGCCGGGTAGTCCTTGGCGGCGACGTTGTCGTAGGGCGAGTAGGACAGGATCGTCCGGAAGGCGGCCTCGCTCTCGCCCGGGTTGCCCCATTCGGGCCATTCCGGCGGCGTCAGCGGCAGCTCCGCGTCGAGCATGGTGTTGAGCACGTCGACGAAGGGCACGTCGGCGACGATGCCGGCGAACAGCTCGGGCGCGAGGTTGGCCACAGCCCCCATCAGCATCCCGCCCGCCGACCCGCCATGGGCGACGATGCGTTTCTCGGCGGTGTAGCGCGCCGCGATCAGGGCGCGGGCGCAGGCGATGAAGTCCGTGAAGGTGTTGGGCTTCTTCTCGCGCTTGCCGTCGAGGTACCAGCGCCAGCCCTTCTCGGTGCCGCCGCGGATATGCGCGATGGCGTAGACGAAGCCGCGGTCGACGAGGCTCAGCAGGTTCGTGCGGAACGCCGCCGGCATCAGCGTGCCGTAGGAGCCGTAGCCGTAGAGCAGCAGCGGCGCGCTGCCGTCGAGGGCGAGGTCCCGCCGGTGCAGCAGCGAGATCGGCACCTGCTCGCCGTCGGGCGCGGTGGCGAAGAGCCGCCGGGTCACGTAGGCGGCCGGGTCGTGCCCGCTCGGCACCGCCTGCCGCTTGCGCAGGAGCCGGGTGCGGGCCGCGCAGTCGTAGTCCCAGGTCTCCGACGGGGTCGTCATCGACGAGTAGACGAAGCGGATCGTGGCCGTGTCGAAGGCGAGCCCGGCCCGCAGGCCGAGGGAGTAGGCCTCCTCGGCGAAGGCGACGCTGTGCTCGGTGCCGTCAGCGAGGTCTCTCACGACGATCCGCGGCTTGGCGTTCTCGATCTCCAGCCGGACCAGGTGGCCGGCCAGCAGGTGCAGGTGGCGGATCATCACCCCGGGCCGGTGCGGCACGAGGTCGGTCCAGTTGGCGCGGCCCGGATCGTCGAGCGGCGCGGTGACGATCTTGAAGTCCTCGGCGCCGTCCGCGTTGGTGCGGATGAACAGGCGGTCGCCGCGGTGCTCGACGCCGTAGATCAGCAGCGGCGTGCGCGGCTCGACGAGGCGCAGGGGGGCGTCTTCCGCGTGCCGGTCGAGCAGCCGGACCTCGGAGGTCTCGTGGTCGCTCACCGTCACGTCGAGGAAGGCGCCGGACTGCGTCTTGCCGATGTGGACGAAGTAGCCGGCATCGGCCTCCGTGTAGACGGTCTCGTCCTCGCTCTGCCCCGTGCCGACGCGGTGGCGCATCACCTTGGCGGGGCGGTGGTTGGCGTCCACCGCCACGTACCAGAAGCTCGCGCCGTCCGCGGCCCAGACCGCCTCGCCGGAGGTCGCCTCGACCCGGTCGTCGAGATCGAGGCCGGTGGCGACGTCGCGCACCCGGATCGTGTAGAGTTCCGAGCCCTTGGTGTCGGCGCTCCAGGCGAGCCGGGCGTGGTCGTCGGAATGCACCGCGGCGGCGATCTCGAAGAACGGCAGGCCCTCACCCTCGCGGTCGCCGTCGATGAGGATCGTCTCGTCCGGGTCCAAGCCCGACTCGGGCACGTCGGGTGATGTGGCCGGCCGCCGGCAGATCAGCGGGTGCTGCCCGCCCTCGCGGTGGCGGGTGTAGTAGGCGAAGGGCCCGTCCGGCTCGGGGACGCCGCTCTCGTCCTCCTGGATCCGCCCGCGCATCTCGGCGACGAGCTGCCGCCGGAGCTCCGCGCTCCCGGCGAGCGCCGCCTCGGCGAAGGCGTTCTCGGCGTTCAGGTAGGCGGCGATGTCCTCCGGCAGCGCGGCCGGGTCCTTCAGGACCGTCTGCCAGTTCTCGGCCTTCAGCCACGCGTAGTCGTCGGTGATCTCCTGCCCGTGGACGCTGAAGCGTCGCGGCCGGGCCTCGGCCACCGGCGCGCCGGTCCTGTGAGCGAGCAAGCCGTGGCCGATCTCCGTCATCGTCTCTCCCGTCGGGTCCCGTCGCGCGCGGGTGTCGCGTCCGGGTGAGGGGATGTGTCCCGCCGGGCGCGCGGATGCAAGGCGTCCGGGGGCGCGGCCGGGGCGGGCGGCGCGTATCGCCGGCCGGGACGGCGCGGCCACGGGACCGGGGCCGATCCGTTGCTTTCCGGCATCGGTGGCGCGGGAAACGGTCCGGCCGACGACGCGATCCGCCGGCGCGGTTCCGCGCCGGAGCGGCGTCTGGAGCCGCGCCGGGGCGGCCCGATCGTGCGGTCTCGGCGAAGGTCCCGAACCCGCCAGGGACTTGGCGCAGCGGCCGATTTCGGCCTCAACGCGGCACCGGAACGCCGCGGGTGCGCCACAGATCCTGACAAGTCGAGCCGAGCACAGGCCCGAGAAAATCGCTCTGGGATTATCCGGCTCCGCGATCCGTCCGACATGAAGGGGGACTTGCGGATGGTGGAATGGCCGATTCGATGCATGTTGTGTGTGCGGAGTACCGGAAACATCGTGCGAAGCGGGGGACAACGGGCGTACTGGCGGGTGTTGCGGGGTTGCTGAGTCTGCCGGCGGAGGCGGCGGAACTTCCCGATCGGCGAAAATCGCAGCTCATCGAGCACGTGCGGATCTGCTCGGCCTACGGCCAGGCCTTCTTCTTCATCCCCGGCACCGATACCTGCCTGCGCCTCTCCGGCCGCGCGCGCTACGAGTACGCCTACCAACCTTCCTACAGCCGTTCGGGGAGTGCGACCGCCACCCCGGGGGATTACAGCGGCTACCAGGGCCGCCTCCGGATCAACCTCGACGCCCGGTCCCAGACGTCCTACGGCACCCTGCGCGCCTTCCTCCGCCTCGACGCCGGGAGCCGGACCGGTTTCGCCACCATGCATGCCGGCGCGCTGAACCGGATCGGCGGCGCCTTCCCGGCCCTGGGCGTCGACCAGTTCGGGCGGGCCCAGCAGCAGTTCAACGTCGACAAGGCCTTCATCCAGTTCGCCGGCATCACCGCCGGCCGCGCCTCCTCGTTCTTCGATTTCTACGCTCACGACTTCGAGTTCATCGTCGCCTCCATCGGCTCGGACAATCCCTCGACCAACCTCGCCGCCTACACGGCGACGCTAGGCAAGGGCCTGTCCGCCTCGCTGTCGATGGAGGACCCGGTATTCCGCCGCACGCCGGTCTACGCGTCCCAGAACGCCGCGGCCTCGGCGTTCCCGAATCCCGGCGCGATCCTCTCGCCCGGGAACCCCGTCGCCCCGGTCTTCGTCGGCTACGACGCCGCCGGCCGCCCGACCGGGGTGGGCTTCGTGGACACGGTCCAGCGCAGCCGCATGCCCGACATCGTCGGCGTCCTGCGCTCCGACCAGTCCTGGGGCTCCGCGCAGCTCTCGGGGGCCGTGCACGAGGTCAACCACGGCCTGCTCAGC from Methylobacterium oryzae includes the following:
- a CDS encoding accessory factor UbiK family protein, which translates into the protein MPPSNRLFDDLARLMTDAAGAAQGVRREAETVVRAQLERVVRDLDIASREELDVLRDLVTQLQAQNEALTARVAALEARSGSAGAGAAGLSEVV
- a CDS encoding PhoH family protein: MKRRRARLELVEDRTSRIHRTRFDEERNLAPIQPLTERQAEYLDALARSPQVIVLGPAGTGKTFIAGTRAADQLRQRRIAKVVITRPNVPSGRSLGYFPGTLEEKIAPWVAPLTEAMKERMGAAAFEIALKTGDIEIVPFEVMRGRTFKNCLVILDEAQNTTINEIKMFLTRIGDDCQVIINGDVSQTDLRETSGLRTVMHMVKSRMMPIPVVEFTRNDIVRSGICAEWVKAFEETNL
- a CDS encoding ATP-dependent helicase, producing the protein MQNRPHPQPTGDGAPATSIAARAMGALRRDAAGYLEGLNPEQRRAVETTEGPVLVLAGAGTGKTRVLTTRIAHLIATNRARPFDILAVTFTNKAAREMKHRIGALIGPAGEGMPWLGTFHAIGTKILRRHAELVGLKSDFTILGTDDQLRLMKQVIADQNVDEKRWPARALSHAIDGWKNRGLGPEQVPPGEASAFAFGKGGALYTAYQARLATLNAVDFGDLLLLCLKLWRENPDVLANYQDRFRYILVDEYQDTNVAQYLWLRLLAQSRKNIACVGDDDQSIYGWRGAEVDNILRFEHDFPGAVVVRLERNYRSTGHILAAASGLIARNESRLGKTLRTDDEPGERVTVTGAWDSEEEARMLAESIESLQSKQHPLSEIAVLVRISAQMREIEDRFVQLGLPYRVIGGPRFYERAEIRDALAYLRATVNVSDDLAFERIVNTPKRGLGDATLQQLHTYGRANRLPLRIAAARLCETDELKPRVRSTLRALTESFSRWARLAETQPHSEVAQTILEESGYTEMWQKDRSADAAGRLENLKEFVRSMEEFPDLAAFLEHVSLVMEASEAEGAERVSLMTLHAAKGLEFDTVFLPGWEDGLFPNQRALDESGRAGLEEERRLAHVGLTRARKRAKLSFAVNRRIHGLWSSTIPSRFIDELPETAVDVVEAPAHFSAGASRFDRNPTPFGSSYGTPGWQRAQANTAPGGRSGFGSGSGGGFRSAGPGGRSGGQSGGPRQIEGELIAKSTGAPSAFQGGQRVFHTKFGPGTVAAVDGNKLTVDFDKAGRKMVLDSFVQAGSS
- a CDS encoding AsmA-like C-terminal region-containing protein gives rise to the protein MRDLLTALACAVILVLVAALAVPPFVDWQAHRGLVERALARSLGVPVRTDGRIEVRLLPSPRLRVDRLHLGADPDRPSLDARFVKAEIALAPLLKGEFRFTETRIGRAEIKLPVAGPDTLKLPPDFGGALRDRDLAIENLHIQQFLVTTQVPATGRTDQLYVQDLRLQAPALVGPWRIEGTSGGVPFRAVSGTPGPDGRLAAKISGGGDATPRFEADARFGLVPAESGGAQVEAEGSARLVVGPPTQAAGAYLPFSLAGTFKARGTQVRFEAVDLAIDPGGRALRLGGTGRLDLRQWRAGLTLDARRLDLDAFLASAEGQNLIARGLPRSTGSLPAMLDLDLTVGSAVLGGEEWSNLALTGTLERAGGLLLRRFAVTGPAESTVTASGQVETAPLRFSGPVALAAPDSEALGRYLRRLGAEGPLVALLDGRKIEAAADLSAAGTGLSLRNMRLGLGPARITGNARYTAAEGAERGRFEAQIRATGLDIAGLPPLGTTLGTLRDTDLALTLEAKDVRFGTAGSGTGTIAARIQSDGAGLAVDSLDVTDLAGASARLSGQIGADGTGRVSGRLKAPAAAPLLGLLERVWVGEIRLLPAFLRDAPLDLAVTLDREGGAAAALRTQARGSAGGGTLDLTLASRGTRIEGGTATLTAPRAGPWFGRADLAGLQQPAELRLTAERPDGQSLALTASGTVAGLRLATGRPILVGPDFVPTGGTLRGETADLAPFLTLAGAATLAPGAWPADLTVTLSRQQGEAAAALAGTVAGAGVNGTLLRSAGGALHGRLALDRLSIPQLAAALVIPPGANGAFGPPTAHPALSLDARVASLDLGRGLVATDATAALGLADAGLTLRDLTGKLAGGRLAGSVTIARLGAGASVSGSGSLDGAALPTLAGGPFGGRLSADLRFAATAETLPGLADSLSGSGALTLTDLSLPAADPAALGRALARAAEMDDPLREGRLQALVTEELARGGAQARGSARAAATIVGGVLRAGPFDLDLGPARWVGTVGYDLRAGRLDARGTLAGGPVPRGWNAGPPAVQFGLTGPLGAPERVLDVGTLSNGLAAFVLQRELETIELTEADQVERQRRRARIEMDRARAAALKAAAEKAAADRTAADKAAEEAARRPRNPEEGAAQPPAPAEARP
- a CDS encoding S9 family peptidase yields the protein MTEIGHGLLAHRTGAPVAEARPRRFSVHGQEITDDYAWLKAENWQTVLKDPAALPEDIAAYLNAENAFAEAALAGSAELRRQLVAEMRGRIQEDESGVPEPDGPFAYYTRHREGGQHPLICRRPATSPDVPESGLDPDETILIDGDREGEGLPFFEIAAAVHSDDHARLAWSADTKGSELYTIRVRDVATGLDLDDRVEATSGEAVWAADGASFWYVAVDANHRPAKVMRHRVGTGQSEDETVYTEADAGYFVHIGKTQSGAFLDVTVSDHETSEVRLLDRHAEDAPLRLVEPRTPLLIYGVEHRGDRLFIRTNADGAEDFKIVTAPLDDPGRANWTDLVPHRPGVMIRHLHLLAGHLVRLEIENAKPRIVVRDLADGTEHSVAFAEEAYSLGLRAGLAFDTATIRFVYSSMTTPSETWDYDCAARTRLLRKRQAVPSGHDPAAYVTRRLFATAPDGEQVPISLLHRRDLALDGSAPLLLYGYGSYGTLMPAAFRTNLLSLVDRGFVYAIAHIRGGTEKGWRWYLDGKREKKPNTFTDFIACARALIAARYTAEKRIVAHGGSAGGMLMGAVANLAPELFAGIVADVPFVDVLNTMLDAELPLTPPEWPEWGNPGESEAAFRTILSYSPYDNVAAKDYPAILALGGLTDPRVTYWEPAKWVARLRATMTGGGPVLLRINMEAGHGGAAGRFDRLEEVALIYAFALMAVGKA
- a CDS encoding porin, producing the protein MADSMHVVCAEYRKHRAKRGTTGVLAGVAGLLSLPAEAAELPDRRKSQLIEHVRICSAYGQAFFFIPGTDTCLRLSGRARYEYAYQPSYSRSGSATATPGDYSGYQGRLRINLDARSQTSYGTLRAFLRLDAGSRTGFATMHAGALNRIGGAFPALGVDQFGRAQQQFNVDKAFIQFAGITAGRASSFFDFYAHDFEFIVASIGSDNPSTNLAAYTATLGKGLSASLSMEDPVFRRTPVYASQNAAASAFPNPGAILSPGNPVAPVFVGYDAAGRPTGVGFVDTVQRSRMPDIVGVLRSDQSWGSAQLSGAVHEVNHGLLSSVSFAGTNLGAPVSVGNNRTPGGAASALGWAVQGGVKINLPAIATGDTLYLQGAYGEGTALYTGLPAYNGPWAQSATAVQGAAFSQFFSDGVINPFTQRLELSTSYSFTAAMLHYWTPAVRSAFFGSYGALSFARGARAAQGAYFGVTGTGPGTPGTRFFDLSQVLRDSYRFVVGGNLIWSPVKEFDIGVEAIYTRYGPQSGRILDLGRYPNQNAAYVNNLANPVSTARHVDVIQVRARVQRDF